A region from the Manihot esculenta cultivar AM560-2 chromosome 13, M.esculenta_v8, whole genome shotgun sequence genome encodes:
- the LOC110629733 gene encoding valine N-monooxygenase 1 — MAMNVSTTIGLLNATSFASSSSINTVKILFVTLFISIVSTIVKLQKSAANKEGSKKLPLPPGPTPWPLIGNIPEMIRYRPTFRWIHQLMKDMNTDICLIRFGRTNFVPISCPVLAREILKKNDAIFSNRPKTLSAKSMSGGYLTTIVVPYNDQWKKMRKILTSEIISPARHKWLHDKRAEEADNLVFYIHNQFKANKNVNLRTATRHYGGNVIRKMVFSKRYFGKGMPDGGPGPEEIEHIDAVFTALKYLYGFCISDFLPFLLGLDLDGQEKFVLDANKTIRDYQNPLIDERIQQWKSGERKEMEDLLDVFITLKDSDGNPLLTPDEIKNQIAEIMIATVDNPSNAIEWAMGEMLNQPEILKKATEELDRVVGKDRLVQESDIPNLDYVKACAREAFRLHPVAHFNVPHVAMEDTVIGDYFIPKGSWAVLSRYGLGRNPKTWSDPLKYDPERHMNEGEVVLTEHELRFVTFSTGRRGCVASLLGSCMTTMLLARMLQCFTWTPPANVSKIDLAETLDELTPATPISAFAKPRLAPHLYPTSP; from the exons ATGGCCATGAACGTCTCCACCACCATCGGTTTACTTAACGCCACCTCCTtcgcctcctcctcctccatcaACACGGTCAAGATCTTGTTCGTCACCCTCTTTATTTCCATTGTTAGTACTATTGTAAAACTTCAAAAGAGTGCTGCTAACAAGGAAGGTAGCAAGAAACTCCCACTCCCTCCTGGCCCTACTCCATGGCCACTCATCGGAAACATCCCGGAAATGATCCGGTACAGACCCACGTTTCGGTGGATTCACCAACTCATGAAGGATATGAACACTGATATTTGTCTCATTCGTTTTGGAAGAACTAACTTTGTTCCTATAAGCTGTCCTGTTCTTGCTCGTGAAATACTAAAAAAGAATGACGCTATCTTCTCTAACAGGCCAAAGACTCTCTCTGCAAAATCTATGAGCGGAGGATACTTGACAACTATTGTGGTTCCATACAATGACCAgtggaagaaaatgaggaagATCTTAACCTCAGAGATCATTTCTCCGGCTAGACACAAATGGCTCCATGATAAAAGAGCTGAGGAGGCTGATAATCTTGTGTTTTACATCCACAACCagttcaaagcaaataaaaatgTGAATTTGAGAACAGCCACCAGGCATTACGGCGGGAATGTGATCAGAAAAATGGTGTTCAGCAAGAGATACTTCGGCAAGGGAATGCCGGACGGAGGACCAGGGCCTGAAGAAATCGAGCACATTGATGCCGTTTTCACTGCCTTGAAATACTTGTATGGATTTTGCATATCAGATTTCTTGCCTTTCTTGTTGGGACTTGATCTGGATGGCCAAGAAAAATTTGTGCTTGATGCAAATAAGACCATAAGGGATTATCAGAACCCTTTAATTGATGAAAGGATTCAACAATGGAAGAGTGGTGAAAGGAAGGAAATGGAGGACTTGCTTGATGTTTTCATCACTCTCAAGGATTCAGACGGCAACCCATTGCTCACTCCTGACGAGATCAAGAATCAAATAGCT GAAATTATGATAGCAACAGTAGATAACCCATCAAACGCAATCGAATGGGCAATGGGGGAGATGCTAAATCAACCAGAAATCCTGAAGAAGGCCACAGAAGAGCTCGACAGGGTGGTCGGCAAAGACAGGCTTGTTCAAGAATCCGACATCCCCAACCTTGACTATGTCAAAGCCTGTGCAAGAGAAGCCTTCAGGCTCCATCCAGTAGCACACTTCAATGTCCCTCATGTAGCCATGGAAGACACTGTCATTGGTGATTACTTTATTCCAAAGGGCAGCTGGGCAGTTCTCAGCCGCTATGGGCTCGGCAGGAACCCAAAGACATGGTCTGATCCTCTCAAGTACGATCCAGAAAGGCACATGAACGAGGGAGAGGTGGTGCTCACTGAGCACGAGTTAAGGTTTGTGACTTTCAGCACTGGAAGACGTGGCTGCGTAGCTTCGTTGCTTGGAAGCTGCATGACGACGATGTTGCTGGCGAGGATGCTGCAGTGCTTCACTTGGACTCCACCAGCCAATGTTTCCAAGATTGATCTCGCCGAGACTCTAGATGAGCTTACTCCTGCAACACCCATCTCTGCATTTGCCAAGCCTCGCCTGGCTCCTCATCTCTACCCTACGTCACCTTGA